The following is a genomic window from Variovorax paradoxus.
AACAAGTACGGCATCGAGATCATCCAGGTGGTGCTGGTCGACGACGAGCCGCACTTCGACTATCACAAGTGGCAGGACTGGTATGGCGACAAGCAGCGCGGCGTCACCATCAACTCCGACAACTTCAGCGGCATGACCCACAAGGAGGCCGTGGCCGCCGTGGCGCATGCGCTCGGCCAGAAGGGCCTTGGCGAGATGCAGACCACCTGGCGCCTGCGCGACTGGGGCGTGAGCCGCCAGCGCTACTGGGGCACGCCGATCCCGATCATCCATTGCGACGAACACGGCGCGGTGCCGGTCCCCGAGAAGGACCTGCCAGTGGTGCTGCCGACCGATTGCGTGCCCGACGGTTCGGGCAACCCGCTCGCCAAGCACGAAGGCTTCCATGCCGGCGTGGTCTGCCCCGTCTGCGGCAAGCCCGCGCGGCGCGAGACCGACACCATGGACACCTTCGTCGACAGCTCGTGGTACTTCATGCGCTACTGCGACCCGAAGAACGACCAGGCGATGGTGGCCGAGGGTGCCGACTACTGGATGCCGATGGACCAGTACATCGGCGGCATCGAGCACGCGATTCTTCACCTGCTGTACGCGCGCTTCTGGACCAAGGTGATGCGCGACCTGGGCCTTGTGAAGGCCGATGAGCCCTTCAGCAAGCTGCTCACGCAGGGCATGGTGCTGAACCACATCTACTACCACCGCGACGAAAAAGGCGGCAAGAACTACCACCCGCCGCTGGAGGTAACGCCCGTGCTCGACGCGCAGGGCCGCATCGTCGGAGGCACCACCGCCGACGGCATGAAGGTCGAGTACGGCGGTGTCGGCAAGATGGGCAAGAGCGAGCGCAATGGCGTCGACCCGCAAGACCTGATCGAGAAGTACGGCGCCGACACCGCGCGCCTGTACACCATGTTCACCGCGCCGCCGGAAGCCACGCTCGAGTGGAACGACGCGGCCGTCGAAGGCAGCTACCGGTTCCTGCGCCGGGTGTGGAACTTCGGCGTGGCGCAGGCCGACGTACAGCCCGTGGCCGTCGGCGGCCAGTCTTTCGGCAAGAACGCCCAGGCGCTGCGCCGCGAGGTGCACACCGTGCTGCGCCAGGTCGACTACGACTACCAGCGCATGCAATACAACACGGTGGTGTCGGGTGCGATGAAGCTGCTCAACGCGCTCGAAGGCTTCAAGCCAGACGGCAGCGCCGGCGACGCTGCCGCGCTGCGTGAAGGTTTCGGCATTCTGCTGCGTTGCCTCTACCCCGCCACGCCGCACATCGCCTTCCAGCTCTGGCAGCAGCTCGGCTACGACAAGGAACTGGGCGGCCTGCTCGACGCACCGTGGCCGGTGGTGGACCTGGCTGCGCTCGAGCAGGACGAGATCGAGCTCATGCTGCAGGTCAACGGCAAGCTGCGCGGCGCGCTGCGCGTGCCGGCCGGCGCTTCCAAGGCCGAGATCGAACAGCTCGCGCTTTCCTGCGACGACTTCGTCAAGTTCGCTGAAGGTGCGCCGGCCAAGCGCGTCATCGTGGTGCCCGGCCGCCTGGTCAACGTGGTCATTTGAATAACGACTCAAGCATGAACAATCGAATTGCCTCGCTGCCGCGCCGCAGCTTTCTACTGGGCCTGACCGCCGCGGGCGCAAGCCTCGCGCTGGCCGGCTGCGGGTTCGAGCTGCGCAAGGCGCCCGTGTTCGCGTTCAAGACGCTGGCCGTGTCGGGCAATTCGGAGCTCATCAACCGGCTGCGCCGCGAAATGCGCGCGGCCGGCACCGTGACGCTGGTGCCGCCCGCCGACGCGCAGACGGCCGACGCGATTCTCGAGATTCTCAACGAGAGCCGCGACCGCTTCGTGATCTCGACCAACTCCGCAGGCGCGCTGCGCGAACTGCAGCTGCAGCTGCGCGTGCGCTTCTCGCTGCGCACGCCCGGCGGCAAGACATTGCTGCCGGCAACCGAGGTTTCGCAGACGCGCGACCTGAGCTTCAACGAAACCAATGCGCTTGCGAAAGACGGCGAGGCCGAGCTGCTGTACCGCGACATGCAGGCCGACATCGCGCAGCAGCTGATGCGCCGCCTGGCTGCGGTCAAGGAACTCTAGGCGCGAGCCTGCGCCTGCCGCGATCCCATGCAACTTGCCA
Proteins encoded in this region:
- the lptE gene encoding LPS assembly lipoprotein LptE, whose amino-acid sequence is MNNRIASLPRRSFLLGLTAAGASLALAGCGFELRKAPVFAFKTLAVSGNSELINRLRREMRAAGTVTLVPPADAQTADAILEILNESRDRFVISTNSAGALRELQLQLRVRFSLRTPGGKTLLPATEVSQTRDLSFNETNALAKDGEAELLYRDMQADIAQQLMRRLAAVKEL
- the leuS gene encoding leucine--tRNA ligase, whose translation is MNPSYKPSDVESAAQAQWSAADAYRVTEDASRKKYYACSMLPYPSGKLHMGHVRNYTINDMLTRYLRMSGYNVLMPMGWDAFGLPAENAALKNGVPPAKWTYENIDYMRGQLQAMGLAIDWSREIATCDPSYYKWNQWLFLKMLEKGIAYRKTQVVNWDPVDQTVLANEQVIDGKGWRTGATVERREIPGYYLKISDYAEELLEHTQHKLPGWPERVKLMQENWIGKSEGVRFAFTHDIKDASGQLIQDGRMYVFTTRADTIMGVTFCAVAPEHPLAAHAATLDPKVAAFIEECKAGGTTEAELATQEKKGVPTGLTVTHPITEEQVPVWVGNYVLINYGDGAVMGVPAHDERDFAFANKYGIEIIQVVLVDDEPHFDYHKWQDWYGDKQRGVTINSDNFSGMTHKEAVAAVAHALGQKGLGEMQTTWRLRDWGVSRQRYWGTPIPIIHCDEHGAVPVPEKDLPVVLPTDCVPDGSGNPLAKHEGFHAGVVCPVCGKPARRETDTMDTFVDSSWYFMRYCDPKNDQAMVAEGADYWMPMDQYIGGIEHAILHLLYARFWTKVMRDLGLVKADEPFSKLLTQGMVLNHIYYHRDEKGGKNYHPPLEVTPVLDAQGRIVGGTTADGMKVEYGGVGKMGKSERNGVDPQDLIEKYGADTARLYTMFTAPPEATLEWNDAAVEGSYRFLRRVWNFGVAQADVQPVAVGGQSFGKNAQALRREVHTVLRQVDYDYQRMQYNTVVSGAMKLLNALEGFKPDGSAGDAAALREGFGILLRCLYPATPHIAFQLWQQLGYDKELGGLLDAPWPVVDLAALEQDEIELMLQVNGKLRGALRVPAGASKAEIEQLALSCDDFVKFAEGAPAKRVIVVPGRLVNVVI